In one Inquilinus sp. Marseille-Q2685 genomic region, the following are encoded:
- the thiC gene encoding phosphomethylpyrimidine synthase ThiC, producing MPKDAIPTTVTTGPLPASRKVHVPGERHPDLRVAMREIVLSPESGEPPLRVYDASGPYTDPAALIDIGTGLPALRAGWIAARGDVEAYDGRTVRPEDDGRRPGEAANLFEFPRGDRRPLRARGGTAVTQMAYARAGIVTPEMEYVAIRENLGRERAREQAARDGESFGAAIPDYVTPEFVRDEVARGRAIIPSNINHPESEPMAIGRNFLVKINANIGNSAVTSSIAEEVEKMVWAIRWGADTVMDLSTGRNIHTTREWILRNSPVPIGTVPIYQALEKVGGVAEDLTWEIFRDTLIEQAEQGVDYFTIHAGVRLPYIPLTAKRVTGIVSRGGSIMAKWCLAHHRESFLYTHFREICAIMRAYDVAFSLGDGLRPGSIADANDAAQFAELETLGELTKVAWEHDVQVMIEGPGHVPMHKIKANMDKQLAACGEAPFYTLGPLTTDIAPGYDHITSGIGAAMIGWFGTAMLCYVTPKEHLGLPDRDDVKTGVVTYKIAAHAADLAKGHPAAQLRDDALSRARFEFRWRDQFHLSLDPDTALAYHDETLPAEGAKTAHFCSMCGPKFCSMKITQEIRASAEAGMEEMAARFRDGGGEIYRAAE from the coding sequence ATGCCCAAGGACGCCATCCCCACAACCGTCACCACCGGCCCGCTGCCGGCGTCGCGCAAGGTCCATGTTCCCGGTGAGCGCCACCCCGACCTGCGCGTCGCCATGCGCGAGATCGTGCTGTCGCCCGAATCCGGCGAGCCGCCGCTGCGCGTCTACGACGCCTCCGGCCCCTACACCGACCCGGCGGCGCTGATCGACATCGGCACCGGCCTGCCCGCGCTGCGGGCTGGCTGGATCGCCGCCCGCGGCGATGTCGAGGCCTATGACGGCCGCACCGTGCGGCCGGAGGATGACGGCCGCCGCCCCGGCGAGGCGGCGAACCTGTTCGAGTTCCCGCGCGGCGACCGGCGCCCCCTGCGGGCCCGCGGCGGCACCGCGGTGACGCAGATGGCCTATGCCCGCGCCGGCATCGTGACGCCGGAGATGGAGTATGTCGCGATCCGCGAGAATCTCGGCCGCGAGCGGGCTAGGGAGCAGGCGGCCCGCGACGGTGAGAGCTTCGGCGCCGCGATCCCGGACTATGTCACGCCGGAATTCGTGCGCGACGAGGTGGCACGGGGCCGGGCGATCATCCCGTCCAACATCAACCATCCGGAATCCGAGCCGATGGCGATCGGCCGCAACTTCCTGGTGAAGATCAACGCCAATATCGGCAACTCGGCCGTCACCTCCTCGATCGCGGAGGAGGTGGAGAAGATGGTGTGGGCGATCCGCTGGGGCGCCGACACGGTGATGGACCTGTCGACCGGCCGCAACATTCACACAACCCGCGAATGGATCCTGCGCAATTCCCCCGTGCCGATCGGCACGGTGCCGATCTACCAGGCGCTGGAGAAGGTCGGCGGCGTGGCCGAGGACCTGACCTGGGAGATCTTCCGCGACACGCTGATCGAGCAGGCGGAGCAGGGGGTGGACTACTTCACCATCCATGCCGGCGTGCGGCTGCCCTATATCCCGCTGACGGCGAAGCGGGTGACCGGCATCGTCAGCCGCGGCGGCTCGATCATGGCGAAGTGGTGCCTGGCGCATCACCGCGAGAGCTTCCTCTACACCCATTTCCGCGAGATCTGCGCGATCATGCGGGCCTATGACGTGGCCTTCTCGCTGGGCGACGGGCTCCGCCCCGGCTCGATCGCCGACGCCAACGACGCCGCCCAGTTCGCCGAGCTGGAGACGCTGGGCGAGCTGACCAAGGTGGCGTGGGAGCACGACGTCCAGGTCATGATCGAAGGCCCCGGCCACGTGCCGATGCACAAGATCAAGGCGAACATGGACAAGCAGCTGGCAGCCTGCGGCGAGGCGCCGTTCTACACGCTCGGGCCCCTCACCACCGACATCGCGCCGGGCTACGACCACATCACCTCGGGCATCGGCGCCGCGATGATCGGCTGGTTCGGCACCGCCATGCTCTGCTACGTCACGCCGAAGGAGCATCTCGGCCTGCCGGACCGCGACGACGTGAAGACCGGCGTCGTCACCTACAAGATCGCGGCCCATGCCGCCGACCTGGCCAAGGGCCATCCGGCGGCGCAGCTGCGCGACGACGCCCTGTCCCGCGCCCGGTTCGAGTTCCGCTGGCGCGACCAGTTCCACCTGTCGCTCGACCCGGACACGGCGCTCGCCTACCACGACGAGACGCTGCCGGCGGAAGGTGCAAAGACGGCGCATTTCTGCTCGATGTGCGGGCCGAAATTCTGCTCGATGAAGATCACACAGGAGATCCGTGCCTCGGCCGAGGCGGGGATGGAGGAGATGGCGGCGCGGTTCCGCGATGGCGGCGGGGAGATCTACC
- a CDS encoding class I SAM-dependent methyltransferase, producing MTLPLPIPDPRARRRLEIGLALLADGQPAEAADAIRAAVEIDPGDVEIHYALGQALEAAGGDAAAAYRAALELDPDDRMGAAVRLALIGAAPVPAQLPEAHVRTLFDQYAPRFDTALVQALRYRGPELLRQAVDRAVPEGSLDILDLGCGTGLAGIAFADRRRRLDGIDLSPGMILQAMARRLYDRLEPGEIVATLAEWPGRYDLALAADVAVYIGDLAPLLAATRRVLRSGGLFALTLEAQEDGEGWRLGDHHRYQHSAAYLRTAAAQAGFATAEIESAWTRTENKVPLPGWVAVLRAA from the coding sequence ATGACCCTGCCCCTTCCCATCCCGGATCCACGGGCCCGCCGGCGCCTGGAGATCGGCCTTGCCCTGCTCGCCGACGGCCAGCCGGCCGAGGCCGCCGACGCCATCCGCGCCGCGGTCGAGATCGACCCCGGCGACGTCGAGATCCATTACGCGCTAGGCCAGGCGCTGGAGGCGGCGGGCGGCGACGCGGCCGCGGCCTATCGCGCGGCGCTGGAGCTGGATCCGGACGACCGGATGGGCGCCGCCGTCCGGCTGGCGCTGATCGGCGCCGCCCCGGTGCCGGCACAGCTGCCGGAGGCGCATGTCCGCACCCTGTTCGACCAGTACGCCCCGCGCTTCGACACGGCGCTGGTCCAGGCCCTGCGCTACCGCGGACCGGAGCTGCTGCGCCAGGCTGTCGACCGGGCCGTGCCGGAGGGCAGCCTCGACATCCTCGACCTCGGCTGCGGCACCGGCCTGGCCGGCATCGCCTTCGCCGACCGCCGCCGCCGGCTGGACGGCATCGACCTGTCGCCCGGCATGATCCTGCAGGCGATGGCGCGCCGGCTGTATGACCGGCTGGAGCCGGGCGAGATCGTCGCCACCCTGGCGGAGTGGCCGGGGCGGTACGACCTGGCGCTCGCGGCCGATGTCGCGGTCTATATCGGCGATCTCGCGCCGCTGCTCGCCGCCACCCGGCGGGTGCTGCGGTCGGGCGGCCTGTTCGCCCTGACACTGGAGGCGCAGGAGGACGGCGAGGGCTGGCGCCTGGGCGACCATCATCGTTACCAGCATTCCGCCGCCTATCTGCGGACCGCCGCGGCGCAGGCCGGCTTCGCCACGGCCGAGATCGAGTCCGCCTGGACCCGCACCGAGAACAAGGTGCCGCTGCCCGGCTGGGTCGCGGTGCTGCGGGCGGCATGA
- a CDS encoding 23S rRNA (adenine(2030)-N(6))-methyltransferase RlmJ — MNYRHAFHAGNQADVLKHVVLVALLEALRGKAKPFSALDLHAGVGRYALAAEASKTGEYVDGIARIERETAAPAAVARYLDLVRAFNPSGRLEIYPGSPRLIRALMRPEDRLTLVELHPEDNARLRAEFAGDGQVAIHHRDSWEALRGLLPPQPRRGLLLLDPSFEQPDELARLARGIATAHRRWPEGVIAAWYPIKDRPPVDAMLAALPPLPRAWAAELTVFDTLFPARLNGSGLVLVNLPWGVEETLREALAWLQPRLARQGGGWRLEPLPG, encoded by the coding sequence ATGAACTATCGCCACGCCTTCCACGCCGGCAACCAGGCCGACGTCCTGAAGCATGTGGTGCTGGTGGCGCTGCTGGAGGCACTGCGCGGCAAGGCCAAGCCCTTTTCCGCGCTGGACCTGCATGCCGGCGTCGGCCGCTACGCCCTGGCCGCCGAGGCGTCGAAGACCGGCGAATATGTCGACGGCATCGCCCGGATCGAGCGCGAGACCGCGGCCCCGGCCGCGGTCGCCCGCTATCTCGATCTGGTCCGCGCGTTCAATCCCTCCGGCCGGCTGGAGATCTATCCCGGATCGCCACGGCTGATCCGGGCGCTGATGCGGCCGGAGGACCGGCTGACCCTGGTCGAGCTGCATCCCGAGGACAATGCCAGGCTGCGCGCCGAATTCGCCGGTGATGGCCAGGTCGCGATCCACCACCGCGATTCCTGGGAGGCACTGCGCGGCCTGCTGCCGCCGCAGCCCCGGCGCGGCCTGCTGCTGCTGGACCCGTCCTTCGAGCAGCCGGACGAGCTGGCGCGGCTGGCCCGCGGCATCGCCACCGCCCATCGCCGCTGGCCGGAGGGCGTGATCGCCGCCTGGTACCCGATCAAGGACCGGCCGCCGGTCGACGCCATGCTGGCGGCCCTGCCGCCCCTGCCCCGCGCCTGGGCGGCCGAGCTGACCGTGTTCGACACGCTGTTCCCGGCCCGGCTCAACGGATCCGGCCTCGTTCTGGTCAACCTGCCCTGGGGTGTCGAGGAGACGCTGCGCGAGGCCCTCGCCTGGCTGCAGCCCCGCCTGGCCCGCCAGGGCGGCGGCTGGCGGCTGGAACCGCTGCCGGGGTGA
- a CDS encoding CHAP domain-containing protein, whose product MLRHAWVLSIALALTACGGGREIVRNPTGSGVARYVTANAPEECVPYARAVSGIQIRGDAWTWWDQADGVYGKGSEPRSGAVLVLGRSDRLSSGHISVVVAVRNSREITVSHTNWGNDGPTRRRIYREQSVIDVSSDNDWTAVRFWNPDTGAYGGIYEADGFVYPTNA is encoded by the coding sequence ATGCTGCGACATGCCTGGGTGCTGTCGATCGCGCTGGCCCTGACCGCCTGTGGCGGGGGGCGCGAGATCGTGCGCAACCCGACCGGCAGCGGAGTCGCCCGCTACGTCACCGCCAACGCGCCGGAGGAATGCGTGCCCTATGCCCGCGCCGTCTCCGGCATCCAGATCCGGGGCGACGCCTGGACCTGGTGGGACCAGGCCGACGGCGTCTACGGCAAGGGCAGCGAACCGCGCTCCGGCGCCGTGCTGGTGCTGGGACGGTCGGACCGGCTGAGCTCCGGCCACATCTCGGTGGTGGTGGCGGTGCGCAATTCGCGCGAGATCACCGTGTCGCACACCAACTGGGGCAATGACGGCCCGACCCGGCGCCGGATCTACCGCGAGCAATCGGTGATCGACGTCTCCAGCGACAACGACTGGACCGCGGTCCGGTTCTGGAACCCCGACACCGGCGCCTATGGCGGCATCTACGAGGCGGACGGCTTCGTCTATCCCACGAATGCCTGA